One window from the genome of Thalassospira xiamenensis M-5 = DSM 17429 encodes:
- a CDS encoding bifunctional riboflavin kinase/FAD synthetase, translating to MRVFRSFDNLTDDARGAVVAIGNFDGLHLGHQTLLDHAREIARDLDAPLGILTFEPHPRMLFRAGEPEFRLTSADDRITAASDLDIELFFEARFDRDFAAMSAEEFIERILVNGLGVRHVVVGWDFCFGKGRAGNVDLLREIGEKSGFGVMAIEAVTHDNGIIYSSTAIRQALRDGRPQDATHLLGRPWEVAGVVIKGDQRGRTIGFPTANVALGNHLRPKFGVYAVQLGLISDANDETVERWIDGVANIGVRPSFGGDADAGLEAHLFDFDQDIYGRRVRVRLHGFIRGEQKFDGLDALKAQIAADVIAAKEILGKI from the coding sequence ATGCGCGTTTTTCGATCTTTTGACAATCTGACAGATGACGCACGCGGTGCGGTCGTTGCGATTGGTAATTTTGACGGCCTTCACCTAGGCCATCAGACATTGCTTGATCATGCGCGCGAAATCGCCCGCGATCTGGATGCGCCGCTGGGGATCCTTACGTTTGAGCCCCATCCCCGGATGCTGTTCCGGGCGGGCGAACCGGAATTCCGCCTGACATCGGCTGATGACAGGATTACGGCGGCGTCTGATCTGGATATTGAGCTGTTTTTCGAAGCCCGCTTTGACCGCGATTTTGCTGCCATGAGCGCCGAAGAATTCATCGAGCGCATTCTGGTGAACGGGCTTGGTGTGCGCCATGTTGTCGTTGGCTGGGATTTCTGCTTTGGCAAGGGCCGGGCAGGCAATGTCGATCTGCTGCGCGAAATTGGCGAAAAATCGGGTTTTGGCGTGATGGCGATTGAGGCGGTGACGCATGATAACGGGATCATCTATTCCTCGACCGCGATCCGACAGGCGCTGCGCGATGGCCGCCCGCAGGATGCGACCCATTTGCTGGGGCGCCCGTGGGAAGTAGCCGGTGTGGTGATCAAGGGCGATCAGCGCGGCCGGACGATTGGTTTCCCGACCGCCAATGTTGCACTTGGCAATCATCTGCGTCCGAAATTTGGTGTTTATGCCGTTCAGCTTGGCCTGATATCGGACGCAAATGACGAAACCGTTGAACGCTGGATCGACGGAGTCGCAAATATTGGTGTTCGCCCCAGCTTTGGCGGGGATGCGGATGCCGGGCTTGAAGCCCACCTGTTCGATTTCGATCAGGACATCTATGGCCGTCGCGTTCGCGTGCGTTTGCACGGCTTTATCCGGGGCGAACAGAAGTTCGACGGGCTTGATGCACTGAAAGCCCAGATCGCCGCGGATGTGATTGCCGCCAAAGAGATTCTCGGCAAGATTTGA
- the lspA gene encoding signal peptidase II gives MKHRAFVFGLVIIAVVFAVDQWTKQLAIDGLSNPHRVIEVTPFMNFLLAWNSGVSFGLFQGQAPWVMILATAAITVGFLIWMWRTRDRLLGIALALVVGGAVGNLVDRLRHGAVTDFIDMHVAGYHWPVFNIADSAITIGAVLLLIDSLFGGKKSSR, from the coding sequence ATGAAACATCGTGCCTTTGTCTTTGGGCTGGTCATTATTGCGGTTGTCTTTGCCGTCGATCAGTGGACCAAGCAGCTGGCGATTGACGGATTGTCAAACCCGCATCGCGTGATCGAAGTCACGCCGTTCATGAATTTCCTGCTGGCATGGAACAGTGGCGTTTCATTCGGCCTGTTCCAGGGGCAGGCGCCGTGGGTCATGATTTTGGCGACGGCGGCAATTACCGTCGGCTTCCTGATCTGGATGTGGCGGACGCGCGACCGGTTGTTGGGCATTGCGCTGGCGCTTGTGGTTGGCGGGGCGGTTGGCAACCTTGTTGACCGGTTGCGTCACGGGGCGGTAACCGACTTTATCGATATGCATGTTGCAGGCTATCATTGGCCGGTTTTCAACATTGCGGACAGCGCAATTACGATTGGTGCAGTCCTTTTGTTGATCGATTCCCTGTTTGGCGGTAAAAAATCATCCAGGTAA
- a CDS encoding MaoC family dehydratase — MNGLEGLYLEDIEIGMVGSYAKTVTETDIVMFAGLSGDTNPVHLNQEFAETTMFEGRIAHGMLSAGFISTVLGTRLPGPGTIYLSQNLQFKAPVRIGDTVTAKVTVREIIAPKRRVVLETNCYVGDKCVIAGEAMVMVPSRQ, encoded by the coding sequence ATGAACGGACTGGAAGGGCTTTATCTTGAAGATATCGAGATCGGCATGGTCGGAAGTTACGCCAAAACCGTGACGGAAACCGATATCGTGATGTTTGCCGGATTGTCCGGCGATACAAATCCGGTTCATCTTAATCAGGAATTTGCCGAAACCACGATGTTTGAAGGCCGCATTGCGCACGGCATGCTGTCGGCCGGTTTCATTTCAACCGTTCTGGGCACGCGTCTTCCGGGGCCGGGCACGATTTACCTGTCGCAGAATTTGCAGTTCAAGGCACCGGTCCGCATTGGCGATACCGTTACCGCAAAGGTCACGGTGCGCGAAATCATCGCGCCCAAGCGCCGTGTGGTTCTGGAAACCAATTGTTATGTCGGTGATAAATGCGTGATTGCGGGCGAGGCGATGGTGATGGTGCCGTCACGCCAATAA
- a CDS encoding class I SAM-dependent methyltransferase, with the protein MNATTADIYEIAMGRWSRRLSRSFLDFVAAPSCGALIDVGCGTGSLTLAAATRYPKARIVGVDLIPDYLSEALLSAAENVSFETGDASNLPFADDSFDTAFSQLLLNDLDGPAGAVSEMVRVTKPGGRIAASVWDRAGGLSFIRLFLDAAAVVAYPSGDELRSRIFDIPYQSEDALFDLWSDAGLGDVDTATLSIRMDFLDFEDYWQSLLGAHSLIRDFFNDLDPELAHQLRTATERSYLGGKDDGRRSLVASAMVVRGIVGE; encoded by the coding sequence ATGAATGCGACCACTGCTGACATCTATGAAATCGCCATGGGCCGATGGAGCCGCCGCCTGTCGCGCAGCTTCCTTGATTTCGTTGCCGCCCCATCCTGCGGTGCGCTGATTGATGTCGGTTGCGGTACCGGGAGCCTCACACTTGCCGCCGCCACGCGCTATCCCAAGGCCCGGATTGTCGGGGTGGACCTGATCCCCGACTACCTGTCCGAAGCCCTTCTCAGTGCTGCCGAAAATGTCAGCTTTGAAACCGGCGACGCCAGCAACCTGCCCTTTGCCGATGACAGTTTCGACACCGCCTTTTCGCAATTGCTGTTAAACGATCTGGATGGTCCGGCGGGTGCTGTTTCGGAAATGGTCCGGGTCACGAAACCGGGCGGGCGGATTGCGGCAAGTGTCTGGGACCGTGCCGGGGGATTATCCTTTATCCGGCTGTTTCTGGATGCTGCCGCGGTTGTCGCCTATCCATCAGGCGATGAATTGCGCAGCAGGATTTTTGATATCCCCTATCAAAGCGAAGACGCGCTTTTTGATCTTTGGTCCGATGCGGGTTTGGGCGATGTTGATACCGCGACCCTGTCGATCCGCATGGATTTTCTCGATTTCGAAGATTACTGGCAGTCGCTTCTGGGGGCACACAGCCTGATCCGCGATTTCTTTAACGATCTTGATCCGGAACTGGCCCACCAACTGCGCACCGCCACCGAAAGGTCCTATCTGGGGGGCAAGGATGATGGCCGCCGGTCGCTGGTGGCATCCGCCATGGTCGTACGCGGGATCGTCGGGGAATAA
- a CDS encoding sterol desaturase family protein — protein MDQQAGFLRLGIFAAILVVMTMWEAFAPYRPAGGLRHPGRWLTNFGLLLMGAALSRFTVGAAMIAAAILAGQHGWGVINQAKALIGLPEWLGGLIAIVVLDCAVYWQHRLTHIIPVFWRFHRVHHCDIEFDVSTAVRFHPFEIVASAIYKSTFVIVLGADPWAVVIYESMLSGFALFNHGNVHLPGGFDRVLRRLIVTPDMHRVHHSSLMRETNSNYGNILSVWDRLFASYVDHTQTNDHDMQIGLEDFRDKRSQSLWAVLWMPFRRS, from the coding sequence ATGGATCAACAGGCAGGGTTTTTAAGATTGGGCATCTTTGCCGCCATCCTTGTCGTTATGACAATGTGGGAGGCATTTGCCCCCTATCGTCCGGCGGGCGGGCTTCGCCATCCGGGGCGGTGGCTGACCAATTTCGGTTTGTTGCTGATGGGGGCCGCGCTTAGCCGGTTTACCGTTGGTGCGGCGATGATTGCGGCCGCCATTCTGGCAGGTCAGCATGGCTGGGGCGTGATCAATCAGGCCAAAGCATTGATCGGGCTTCCGGAGTGGCTTGGCGGTTTGATCGCGATTGTCGTTCTGGATTGTGCGGTTTACTGGCAGCATCGCCTGACCCATATCATACCGGTTTTCTGGCGGTTTCATCGGGTGCATCATTGCGATATCGAATTTGATGTCTCGACCGCCGTTCGGTTTCATCCGTTCGAAATCGTCGCGTCAGCAATTTACAAATCGACCTTTGTGATCGTGCTGGGGGCCGATCCGTGGGCGGTGGTGATTTATGAAAGCATGCTAAGCGGTTTTGCGCTGTTTAATCATGGTAATGTTCATTTGCCGGGCGGGTTTGACCGGGTATTGCGCCGATTGATTGTGACGCCCGATATGCACCGGGTCCATCATTCCAGCCTGATGCGTGAAACCAACAGCAATTACGGAAATATCCTGTCGGTGTGGGACCGGCTGTTTGCCAGCTATGTCGATCACACGCAAACCAATGATCATGACATGCAGATCGGACTTGAAGATTTTCGCGACAAACGCAGCCAAAGCCTTTGGGCGGTGTTGTGGATGCCATTTCGCCGTTCTTGA
- a CDS encoding DUF3035 domain-containing protein: protein MARKLSTSIFKVALLGGLAFAVSGCESTRETFGLNKTAPDEFQVVSRAPLSLPPDFTLRVPEPGAPRPQTGTTTDQARRILTGEDPDAVKRDITDGNRSQGQVALLSQSGAQYADPAIRTTVDRETSIFIEESDSVVDKLIFWQEKPQFGTQVDAEAEAKRIRDQQALGESVSEGETPVIERRQKGWLEDIF, encoded by the coding sequence ATGGCCCGGAAACTATCGACATCGATTTTCAAAGTTGCGCTGCTGGGCGGTTTGGCATTTGCCGTGTCCGGTTGTGAATCAACGCGTGAAACGTTTGGTCTGAACAAAACGGCTCCGGACGAGTTTCAGGTTGTTTCCCGTGCACCGCTGAGCCTGCCGCCTGATTTCACGCTGCGTGTTCCGGAACCGGGCGCACCGCGCCCGCAGACCGGCACGACCACCGATCAGGCGCGTCGTATCCTGACCGGTGAAGACCCGGACGCGGTCAAGCGTGATATCACCGATGGCAATCGCAGTCAGGGGCAGGTTGCCCTGCTGTCGCAGTCGGGTGCGCAATATGCCGATCCGGCAATCCGCACCACGGTTGATCGTGAAACATCGATCTTTATCGAAGAAAGCGACAGCGTCGTCGACAAGCTGATCTTCTGGCAGGAAAAGCCGCAATTTGGTACCCAGGTCGACGCCGAAGCCGAAGCCAAGCGCATCCGCGATCAGCAGGCATTGGGTGAGTCGGTTTCCGAAGGTGAAACACCGGTCATCGAACGCCGTCAGAAAGGCTGGCTGGAAGATATCTTCTAG
- the ileS gene encoding isoleucine--tRNA ligase, which produces MSVEYKKTVILPKTDFPMRAGLPKMEPTLLEQWAKEDLYGKIRGISADREMFVLHDGPPYANGHLHIGHALNKILKDVITRSQQMLGKNAVYVPGWDCHGLPIEWKIEEQYRAKGKNKDDVPIAEFRKECREFAQKWLDIQREEFKRLGVMGDWDNPYVTMDYKAEASIARELGKFLMNGSLYMGSKPVMWSVVEKTALAEAEVEYHDHTSKTIHVRFPVVSSKVEALSDATILIWTTTPWTIPGNRAISYGAEIDYVVIEVTETAEDAWAKVGEKMAICADLVEDVCKNGRITGHKVVGSFKGADLEGTIAAHPFRGQGYEFDVPLLAADYVTTDTGTGFVHTAPTHGPDDYQTGLKYGLEIPEMVDGEGAYYPTVPLFAGKRIYDENGKEADANEAVIAKLVEVGALLSRGRLKHSYPCSWRSKAPIIYRTTPQWFISMKDNDLREKALKAIDETRFVPEGGRNRLHSMIANRPDWCVSRQRAWGVPITVFINKNTREPLRDQDVLNRVYDAFCEEGADAWFTRDAQYFLGDKYDAKDFEQVTDVLDVWFDSGSTHAFVLEERQDLKWPADLYLEGSDQHRGWFHSSLLESCGTRGRAPYDAVLTHGFVLDGEGRKMSKSLGNVIAPQDIINKLGADILRLWVVSSDYHDDLRISHEIIERHSDIYRRLRNTLRFLLGNLDGFTEAEKVADNELPELERWVLHRLSKLDDLVRKTTADFDFHTLFIELHNFCALDMSAFYLDIRKDALYCDAPSSAKRRAARTVMDRVFDSLVRWLAPVLCFTADEAWRARYGADSSVHSETFNTVSDGWKNEALAAKWEKIRKLRRVVTGALELERAEKRIGASLDAAPKVYATTEYVEALNGLNLAEIAITSDVELITGGAPEGAYTLEEVAGVGVVPALAEGEKCERCWQTLPEVGSHPVHKTVCLRCADAVDEMGIEAAQ; this is translated from the coding sequence ATGAGTGTCGAATACAAAAAGACCGTTATCCTGCCCAAGACCGATTTTCCGATGCGGGCGGGTTTGCCAAAGATGGAGCCGACCCTGCTGGAACAGTGGGCGAAAGAGGACCTCTATGGCAAAATTCGCGGTATTTCGGCGGATCGTGAAATGTTTGTCCTGCATGATGGCCCGCCCTATGCCAATGGCCATCTGCATATTGGTCATGCACTCAACAAAATCCTGAAAGACGTGATCACCCGTTCGCAGCAGATGCTGGGCAAGAACGCGGTTTATGTTCCGGGCTGGGATTGCCACGGGCTTCCGATCGAATGGAAGATCGAAGAACAATACCGTGCCAAAGGCAAGAACAAGGACGACGTGCCGATTGCCGAATTCCGCAAGGAATGCCGCGAGTTCGCCCAGAAATGGCTTGATATCCAGCGCGAGGAATTCAAGCGGCTTGGCGTGATGGGCGACTGGGACAATCCCTATGTCACCATGGATTACAAGGCCGAGGCATCGATTGCCCGCGAGCTTGGCAAGTTCCTTATGAACGGCTCGCTCTATATGGGCTCGAAGCCGGTCATGTGGTCGGTGGTTGAAAAAACCGCCCTGGCCGAGGCCGAGGTCGAATATCACGACCACACCAGCAAAACGATCCATGTCCGGTTCCCGGTTGTTTCATCCAAGGTCGAAGCCCTTTCCGATGCGACGATCCTGATCTGGACGACGACCCCCTGGACCATTCCGGGCAACCGCGCGATTTCGTACGGGGCGGAGATCGACTATGTCGTGATTGAAGTGACCGAAACCGCCGAAGACGCCTGGGCCAAGGTCGGCGAGAAAATGGCGATCTGTGCCGATCTGGTCGAAGACGTTTGCAAAAACGGTCGCATCACCGGGCACAAGGTCGTTGGTAGCTTCAAGGGGGCCGACCTTGAAGGCACCATTGCTGCCCATCCGTTCCGTGGGCAGGGTTATGAATTTGACGTGCCGCTTCTGGCGGCGGATTATGTCACGACCGATACCGGTACCGGCTTTGTCCATACTGCGCCGACGCACGGCCCGGACGATTACCAAACCGGTCTGAAATACGGTCTTGAAATCCCGGAAATGGTGGATGGTGAAGGGGCTTATTACCCGACCGTGCCGCTGTTTGCCGGCAAACGCATCTATGATGAAAACGGCAAGGAAGCCGATGCCAACGAAGCGGTCATTGCCAAGCTGGTCGAGGTTGGCGCGTTGCTGTCGCGCGGGCGTCTGAAGCACTCCTATCCGTGCTCCTGGCGATCCAAGGCCCCGATTATCTATCGCACCACACCGCAATGGTTCATTTCCATGAAGGATAATGACCTGCGCGAGAAGGCACTTAAAGCAATTGATGAAACCCGCTTTGTGCCGGAAGGCGGGCGTAACCGTCTGCATTCGATGATTGCCAACCGCCCGGACTGGTGCGTTTCGCGCCAGCGTGCCTGGGGTGTGCCGATCACGGTGTTCATCAATAAAAACACCCGTGAACCGCTGCGCGATCAGGACGTGCTGAACCGTGTTTACGACGCCTTCTGCGAAGAAGGTGCCGATGCATGGTTCACCCGCGATGCGCAATATTTCCTGGGCGACAAATATGATGCCAAGGATTTCGAACAGGTCACCGACGTTCTTGACGTCTGGTTTGATTCCGGTTCGACCCATGCCTTCGTGCTGGAAGAACGTCAGGACCTGAAATGGCCGGCTGATCTTTATCTTGAAGGATCGGATCAGCATCGCGGCTGGTTCCATAGCTCTTTGCTCGAATCGTGCGGTACCCGCGGTCGTGCGCCGTATGACGCGGTTCTGACGCACGGTTTCGTTCTGGACGGCGAAGGCCGCAAGATGTCCAAGTCGCTTGGCAACGTCATCGCGCCCCAGGACATCATCAACAAGCTTGGTGCGGATATCCTGCGTCTTTGGGTGGTCAGTTCCGACTATCACGATGACCTGCGCATCAGCCACGAGATCATCGAACGTCATTCGGACATCTATCGCCGCCTGCGTAATACGCTGCGTTTCCTGCTGGGCAATCTTGACGGCTTTACCGAGGCGGAAAAGGTCGCGGATAACGAATTGCCGGAACTGGAACGCTGGGTCCTGCATCGTCTGAGCAAGCTGGACGATCTGGTGCGCAAGACGACGGCGGATTTCGATTTCCATACGCTGTTTATCGAACTGCATAACTTCTGTGCGCTTGATATGTCGGCGTTTTACCTCGATATCCGCAAGGACGCGCTTTATTGCGACGCGCCAAGCAGTGCCAAACGCCGTGCGGCGCGTACCGTTATGGACCGCGTGTTTGACAGTCTGGTGCGCTGGCTGGCACCGGTTCTGTGCTTTACCGCCGACGAGGCATGGCGCGCGCGCTATGGTGCCGACAGTTCGGTTCATTCGGAAACCTTCAACACGGTTTCGGATGGCTGGAAGAACGAGGCACTGGCTGCCAAGTGGGAAAAAATCCGCAAACTGCGCCGTGTCGTGACTGGTGCGCTGGAACTTGAACGTGCGGAAAAACGCATTGGCGCCAGCCTTGATGCCGCGCCAAAGGTCTATGCGACGACGGAATATGTCGAAGCGCTTAACGGCCTTAATCTTGCCGAAATCGCCATCACATCTGATGTCGAACTGATCACCGGCGGTGCGCCCGAAGGGGCCTATACCCTCGAGGAAGTCGCAGGCGTTGGTGTGGTTCCGGCATTGGCCGAGGGCGAGAAATGCGAGCGTTGCTGGCAGACATTGCCCGAAGTCGGCAGCCACCCGGTGCACAAAACCGTGTGCCTGCGCTGTGCTGATGCCGTTGATGAAATGGGGATCGAGGCCGCCCAATAA